Proteins co-encoded in one Trueperella abortisuis genomic window:
- a CDS encoding PspC domain-containing protein, with protein sequence MDLFDSLRSQPLRRTPDRLAGGVCAGLAHRWGISPILVRMGLIVLVPFGGLGFLLYGLGWLLLPDYDTEDIVADGALRSPDAAFAASVILILVGAVMFMPFVAIWGNFIAHRTPATLPVVGLVLLAGVFWVFWRGRSTQPPYGPARPGPAGYGAAQPGPAYSQPAPFSATQGEGATHATAPYDTVQYATTQDETASYHTAQHGPTPYTTAQYEFDPDAEAALKSAPEFSAPRPTKAPKVKKPALSGRAISLILATALVATAIALIAVPGRFAAVLMALSVGLAVVAVGVMYAGVRGLRATWLTALTWLLGLPTAAMLALALIMPTHMITSPKLVLASSRAYDGPSFFSVAGATFKTDTATPHTYSVDTFIHADNPYTFRESDPVIIEVTRREGSYGTSYANLNGWQAWEVEVDGKRWQEPANPTVQYSDGRWWASLPVNEGKTLRIFSPAAVANPEDATTIKITYSYGTVLVGSLPAKEGN encoded by the coding sequence ATGGACCTTTTCGATTCCCTTCGTTCCCAGCCCCTGCGGCGCACGCCCGACAGGCTCGCCGGTGGCGTCTGCGCCGGCCTCGCCCATCGCTGGGGTATCTCCCCCATCTTGGTCCGCATGGGCCTCATCGTGCTTGTCCCATTCGGCGGCCTCGGCTTCCTCCTGTACGGGCTTGGCTGGCTCCTCCTGCCCGATTACGACACCGAGGACATCGTGGCCGACGGCGCGCTTCGCAGCCCCGACGCGGCCTTCGCCGCCTCCGTGATCCTTATCCTGGTCGGCGCGGTGATGTTCATGCCGTTCGTCGCGATCTGGGGAAATTTCATCGCCCATCGGACACCAGCAACGCTCCCGGTGGTCGGGCTGGTCCTCCTCGCCGGGGTGTTCTGGGTGTTCTGGCGAGGTCGCTCCACGCAGCCCCCATACGGGCCGGCGCGCCCCGGCCCCGCCGGCTACGGCGCCGCTCAGCCAGGGCCAGCGTACAGTCAACCCGCACCGTTCAGCGCAACCCAAGGCGAGGGCGCCACTCATGCGACGGCGCCATACGACACGGTCCAGTACGCGACGACACAGGACGAGACGGCGTCGTACCACACGGCACAGCACGGTCCAACCCCGTACACCACAGCGCAATACGAATTCGATCCCGATGCCGAAGCGGCCCTCAAATCGGCACCCGAGTTCTCCGCTCCACGGCCCACCAAGGCACCCAAAGTCAAGAAGCCGGCACTGAGCGGGCGGGCGATTTCGCTCATCCTCGCCACCGCGCTCGTTGCCACCGCCATCGCGCTCATTGCCGTGCCCGGCCGGTTCGCCGCCGTCCTGATGGCACTGAGCGTGGGGCTCGCCGTCGTCGCCGTCGGGGTCATGTATGCCGGCGTGCGGGGCTTGCGGGCCACGTGGCTCACCGCCCTCACCTGGCTACTCGGTTTGCCCACCGCGGCAATGCTCGCTCTGGCACTCATCATGCCCACCCACATGATCACCTCGCCCAAGCTCGTCCTTGCGTCGTCCCGCGCCTACGATGGCCCTTCGTTTTTCTCGGTCGCGGGCGCCACCTTCAAGACTGACACCGCCACGCCGCACACCTACTCCGTCGACACCTTCATTCATGCGGACAACCCCTACACCTTTAGGGAATCAGACCCCGTCATCATCGAGGTCACCCGGCGCGAGGGATCCTACGGCACCTCTTACGCAAACCTCAACGGGTGGCAGGCCTGGGAAGTGGAGGTCGACGGCAAAAGGTGGCAAGAACCCGCCAATCCCACTGTCCAGTATTCCGACGGGAGGTGGTGGGCGTCTCTGCCTGTCAACGAAGGCAAGACCCTCCGTATCTTCTCCCCCGCCGCCGTCGCTAACCCCGAAGATGCCACCACCATCAAGATCACCTACTCCTACGGGACCGTGCTCGTCGGCTCCCTACCCGCGAAAGAAGGAAACTAA
- a CDS encoding sensor histidine kinase, with product MDADYADLRAPWARQRLPLERREPSRLAGVCQGLAGHLGGPVRAWRWAFALLSWTIVPVVVYVVLALALPRAGVDTSRRRLIKPLTPGRDSRPATSVALGAIGLVILLVVAGYFPLARWALPIALVLAGGAIAWSVQGRWSNVALAGGLVLATLGAVVVVGNVVADADIATAFATGLAALAGGGFVLYPSQMRSRVRAQEQNAQLIREETRADIAAHLHDSVLQTLALIRSRAEDADAVRLLARQQEAELRDYLYSDRRDETSVATVLTRRSRDVEATYGAQIDVVITGDTEVTARTQALIDAAGEALTNACKHGGSPISVYAELGERADVWVRDRGEGFDVDSIGEDRRGVRDSIYGRMERVGGHASVRSPLPTGGTEVHLGVGEEEE from the coding sequence ATGGATGCGGATTATGCAGATCTTCGGGCGCCGTGGGCGAGGCAACGCCTGCCCCTCGAGCGTCGTGAGCCAAGCCGGCTTGCCGGAGTGTGTCAGGGGCTGGCCGGTCACCTCGGCGGGCCCGTACGCGCGTGGCGCTGGGCCTTCGCTCTCCTATCCTGGACGATCGTTCCGGTCGTGGTCTACGTGGTGCTCGCGTTGGCATTGCCTCGAGCGGGCGTCGACACCAGCCGACGCAGGCTGATCAAGCCGCTCACCCCCGGACGGGACTCTCGGCCCGCTACCTCCGTCGCCCTCGGGGCGATAGGCCTCGTCATCCTCCTAGTGGTTGCGGGTTACTTCCCGCTCGCGCGCTGGGCGCTCCCCATCGCCTTAGTCCTCGCCGGCGGCGCGATCGCGTGGTCCGTCCAAGGCAGGTGGTCCAACGTCGCGCTCGCCGGCGGGCTCGTGCTCGCCACGCTAGGCGCCGTCGTCGTGGTCGGTAACGTCGTCGCCGACGCCGACATCGCGACCGCGTTCGCCACCGGGCTCGCCGCGCTCGCCGGCGGCGGCTTCGTGCTCTACCCCTCCCAGATGCGATCGCGCGTGCGGGCACAGGAGCAGAACGCCCAGCTCATTCGGGAGGAGACCCGAGCCGACATCGCCGCGCACCTGCACGACTCCGTCCTCCAGACGCTCGCCCTCATCCGCTCTCGCGCCGAGGACGCCGACGCCGTCCGTCTCCTCGCCCGCCAACAGGAGGCAGAGTTGCGCGACTACCTTTACTCGGACCGCCGTGACGAGACCTCGGTGGCCACCGTCCTGACCCGTCGCTCCCGCGATGTGGAGGCGACGTACGGCGCCCAGATCGACGTCGTCATCACCGGCGACACCGAGGTCACCGCGCGAACCCAGGCGCTCATTGACGCGGCGGGGGAGGCGCTGACAAACGCCTGCAAGCACGGCGGTAGCCCGATTTCGGTATACGCAGAGCTCGGCGAGCGCGCCGACGTCTGGGTGCGCGACCGCGGGGAGGGCTTCGATGTGGATAGCATTGGTGAGGATCGGCGAGGAGTGCGTGACTCGATCTACGGACGAATGGAGCGCGTGGGCGGGCACGCGAGCGTGCGCTCGCCACTGCCCACGGGAGGAACCGAGGTTCACCTCGGGGTCGGCGAGGAGGAAGAATGA
- a CDS encoding response regulator produces MKVIVVDDHALVRAGIIAQIDGHEVEVVGQAASVEEAIDVIRAVDCDVVLLDVHLPGGAGGGGAEVIRAFAGKNGPRFLALSVSDAAEDVVSVVRSGARGYVTKSINRDELIEALERVVAGDAAFSPKLAGFVLDAFGTSRSAVAERDEELDRLSAREQDVMRLIARGYTYKETASELFISVKTVETHVSACLRKLQLSNRKELSRWAAARGI; encoded by the coding sequence ATGAAAGTCATTGTGGTCGACGATCATGCCCTGGTCCGAGCGGGCATCATCGCCCAGATCGACGGGCACGAGGTCGAAGTGGTGGGACAGGCCGCGAGCGTGGAGGAGGCGATCGATGTCATCCGAGCCGTAGACTGCGACGTCGTCCTTCTCGATGTCCATCTGCCCGGCGGGGCGGGCGGGGGAGGCGCCGAGGTCATCCGTGCCTTCGCCGGAAAGAACGGACCGCGATTCCTCGCGCTGTCGGTGTCGGACGCGGCGGAGGATGTCGTCTCCGTGGTGCGTTCGGGGGCGCGTGGTTACGTCACCAAGTCGATCAATCGCGACGAGCTCATCGAGGCGCTCGAGCGGGTGGTGGCCGGCGACGCCGCCTTCTCACCCAAGCTTGCCGGCTTCGTTCTTGACGCCTTCGGCACGTCCCGTAGCGCCGTGGCCGAACGCGACGAGGAGCTCGACCGGCTCTCAGCCCGCGAGCAGGACGTCATGCGTCTGATTGCCCGTGGCTACACCTACAAGGAGACAGCCTCGGAACTGTTCATCTCGGTCAAGACGGTCGAGACGCACGTGTCGGCCTGCCTTCGCAAACTCCAGCTGTCCAATCGCAAGGAGCTCTCGCGGTGGGCGGCGGCCCGGGGGATCTAG
- a CDS encoding L-serine ammonia-lyase encodes MSLSVFDLFKIGIGPSSSHTSGPMTAAHMFAGHLPGSVSRVRVRLYGSLGATGIGHGTDKAVILGLMGFEPARVRPERVADAVGRVRAERRLPLATAAGQITICFDPATDIELLGHTELPGHPNAMTMSAFNGEELILERTYYSVGGGFVVCEEDADMGIAPTADLPHAFRTADELLLICQLTGMSIADVARANEEALHTGEEISSGLAAIWEVMQSCVTAGLDHGGVLPGGLQVLRRAPKLHAALLAESDAADPLRAMDWIGLYALAVNEENAGGGRVVTAPTNGAAGIIPAVMHYCRDFIGLDADAVETFLLTAGAIGMIFKTTASISGAEVGCQGEVGSACSMAAAGLAAVLGGNPRQVENAAEIAMEHNLGLTCDPVGGLVQIPCIERNAIAAIKAVAAARTALRGDGSHMVSLDSVIATMRETGKDMQAKYKETALGGLAVHVGVNVIEC; translated from the coding sequence ATGAGCTTAAGCGTGTTTGACCTGTTCAAAATCGGGATCGGTCCCTCCTCCTCACACACCTCCGGGCCGATGACGGCCGCCCACATGTTCGCCGGCCACCTGCCCGGCTCGGTCAGCCGAGTCCGGGTTCGCTTGTACGGCTCGCTCGGCGCCACCGGCATCGGTCACGGCACCGACAAGGCCGTCATCCTCGGCCTCATGGGTTTCGAGCCGGCGCGCGTACGGCCCGAACGCGTCGCCGACGCCGTGGGGCGGGTCCGCGCCGAGCGCCGCCTCCCGCTCGCCACGGCCGCCGGGCAGATCACCATCTGCTTCGATCCGGCTACAGACATCGAACTCCTGGGCCATACCGAGCTTCCCGGGCACCCCAACGCCATGACGATGTCCGCATTCAACGGTGAGGAGCTTATCCTCGAGCGCACCTATTACTCCGTGGGCGGCGGCTTCGTGGTGTGCGAGGAGGACGCCGACATGGGGATCGCGCCCACCGCCGACCTTCCCCACGCTTTCCGCACCGCCGACGAGCTCCTCCTCATCTGTCAGCTCACCGGCATGTCGATCGCCGACGTGGCACGCGCCAACGAGGAGGCCCTCCACACGGGCGAAGAGATCTCCAGCGGACTCGCCGCTATCTGGGAGGTGATGCAAAGCTGCGTCACTGCGGGCCTCGACCACGGCGGAGTTCTTCCCGGCGGACTGCAAGTGCTGCGCCGCGCCCCAAAGCTGCACGCCGCCCTCCTCGCCGAATCCGACGCGGCAGACCCGCTGCGGGCCATGGACTGGATCGGGCTCTACGCACTCGCCGTCAACGAGGAAAACGCCGGGGGCGGCCGCGTCGTCACCGCACCGACCAACGGCGCCGCCGGGATCATCCCCGCCGTCATGCACTACTGCCGCGACTTCATCGGTCTCGACGCCGACGCCGTGGAAACCTTCCTCCTCACCGCCGGCGCCATCGGGATGATCTTCAAGACCACCGCCTCCATATCCGGCGCCGAGGTCGGCTGCCAGGGCGAAGTGGGCTCCGCATGCTCGATGGCGGCAGCCGGCCTTGCCGCCGTGCTGGGCGGCAACCCGCGCCAGGTGGAGAACGCCGCCGAAATCGCCATGGAACACAACCTGGGTCTCACCTGCGATCCCGTGGGTGGCCTCGTGCAGATCCCCTGCATCGAGCGCAACGCGATCGCCGCGATCAAGGCCGTGGCCGCCGCCCGCACCGCCCTGCGCGGGGACGGCTCCCACATGGTCTCCCTCGACTCCGTCATCGCCACCATGCGAGAGACGGGCAAGGACATGCAGGCCAAGTATAAGGAGACGGCGCTCGGCGGCCTGGCGGTCCACGTGGGCGTCAACGTCATCGAGTGTTAA
- the thrS gene encoding threonine--tRNA ligase, whose amino-acid sequence MPNLVIDGDSLQISESVSGIDHFKANKEIVALRVNGELKDLATDLATLPDGATVEGVTIHEQDGLNILRHSATHVLAQAVQNKFPSVNLGIGPFITDGFYYDFGNIPAVTPELLKELEKDMARIVKEGQRFVRRPVSDDDAAAELSDQPYKLELITLKGGSDADNDQAAEGASVEVGGGELTMYDNVNRRGEVVWTDLCRGPHLPTTKLIGNGFSLTRSSAAYWRGDQANDSLQRIYGTAWPSKDELVAYKTRIEEAQKRDHRKLGTELDLFSFPDEIGSGLAVFHPKGGIIRMVMEEYSRKRHLEAGYSFVNTPHITKGNLFQISGHLDFYRDGMYPPMHMDEVVDAEGNVVKEGQDYYLKPMNCPMHNLIFRSRGRSYRELPLRLFEFGTVYRNEASGVVHGLTRARGFTQDDAHIYCTRDQMKEELTTLLDFVLSLLKDYGLDDFYLELSTKNPKKYVGEDDVWEESTRVLEEVATASGLQLVPDPEGAAFYGPKISVQAKDALGRTWQMSTIQLDFNLPERFELEYTASDGSRQRPVMIHRALFGSIERFFGVLTEHYGGAFPAWLAPVQVRCVPVAEAFDDYLFDVADKLRSRGVRVEVDTSDDRFGKKIRNASKDKIPFTLIAGGDDAAAGAVSFRMRDGSQDNGIAVDQAIERICAAIDSHENQ is encoded by the coding sequence GTGCCCAACCTAGTGATTGACGGAGACTCGCTGCAGATCAGCGAGTCCGTGAGCGGAATTGACCACTTCAAGGCCAACAAGGAGATCGTCGCCCTTCGGGTGAACGGCGAGCTGAAGGATCTGGCCACGGATCTGGCCACGTTACCCGACGGCGCCACGGTCGAGGGGGTTACGATCCACGAGCAGGACGGGCTCAACATCCTTCGCCACTCCGCCACCCACGTCCTCGCCCAGGCGGTCCAGAACAAGTTTCCGTCAGTCAACCTCGGCATTGGCCCGTTCATCACGGACGGCTTCTACTACGACTTCGGCAACATCCCGGCCGTCACCCCCGAACTGCTCAAGGAGCTGGAGAAGGACATGGCCCGGATCGTCAAGGAGGGTCAGCGTTTCGTGCGCCGCCCGGTGAGCGACGACGACGCCGCGGCCGAGCTTTCCGATCAGCCCTACAAGCTCGAGCTCATCACCCTCAAGGGTGGCTCGGACGCCGACAACGACCAGGCCGCCGAGGGTGCGTCCGTCGAGGTTGGTGGGGGAGAGCTGACGATGTATGACAACGTCAACCGGCGCGGCGAGGTGGTCTGGACGGACCTGTGCCGTGGCCCCCACCTGCCCACCACGAAGCTGATCGGAAACGGCTTCTCGCTCACCCGCTCCTCGGCTGCTTACTGGCGGGGAGACCAGGCCAACGATTCCCTCCAGCGCATCTATGGAACGGCCTGGCCGAGCAAGGACGAACTCGTGGCCTACAAGACCCGGATCGAGGAGGCGCAAAAGCGCGACCACCGCAAGCTCGGCACCGAGCTGGACCTGTTCTCCTTCCCGGATGAGATCGGCTCGGGCCTGGCGGTTTTCCATCCCAAGGGTGGCATCATCCGGATGGTGATGGAGGAGTATTCGCGTAAGCGCCATTTGGAGGCGGGCTACTCGTTCGTCAACACCCCGCACATCACCAAGGGCAACCTTTTCCAGATTTCGGGCCATCTCGACTTCTACCGAGATGGTATGTACCCGCCGATGCACATGGACGAGGTGGTCGACGCCGAGGGCAATGTGGTCAAGGAAGGCCAGGATTACTACCTCAAGCCGATGAACTGCCCGATGCACAACCTTATCTTCCGCTCTCGCGGACGCTCCTACCGCGAGCTACCGCTACGCCTGTTTGAGTTTGGCACGGTCTACCGCAACGAGGCGTCCGGCGTCGTCCACGGTCTGACCCGCGCCCGTGGATTCACCCAGGATGACGCCCACATCTACTGCACCCGCGATCAGATGAAGGAGGAGCTGACCACGCTTCTCGACTTCGTCCTGTCGTTGCTCAAGGACTACGGCCTGGACGACTTCTACCTCGAGCTGTCAACCAAGAACCCGAAGAAGTACGTGGGGGAGGACGACGTGTGGGAGGAATCCACCCGCGTGCTAGAGGAGGTGGCCACCGCCTCGGGGCTTCAGCTCGTTCCGGATCCGGAGGGTGCTGCCTTCTACGGGCCGAAGATTTCGGTCCAGGCGAAGGACGCGTTGGGGCGCACCTGGCAGATGTCTACCATCCAGCTCGACTTCAACCTGCCCGAGCGTTTCGAGCTCGAATACACGGCCTCCGACGGCTCACGCCAGCGCCCGGTGATGATCCACCGCGCGCTCTTCGGCTCCATCGAGCGCTTCTTCGGCGTGCTGACCGAGCATTACGGCGGAGCCTTCCCGGCGTGGCTTGCCCCGGTCCAGGTGCGTTGCGTGCCGGTGGCTGAGGCCTTCGACGACTACCTGTTCGATGTGGCGGACAAGTTGCGCTCGCGTGGCGTGCGCGTGGAGGTCGACACCTCCGACGACCGCTTCGGAAAGAAGATCCGCAACGCCTCGAAGGACAAGATCCCATTCACGCTCATCGCCGGCGGTGACGACGCGGCGGCGGGCGCGGTATCCTTCCGCATGCGCGATGGCTCGCAGGACAACGGCATCGCCGTCGACCAGGCGATTGAACGGATCTGCGCGGCTATCGACAGCCACGAGAACCAGTAG
- the pgsA gene encoding phosphatidylinositol phosphate synthase, whose amino-acid sequence MLSRSGRPLAKVIFGPIAKALVRMGVGANAVTIVGGVASSVAALVLFPLNQLLVGALVVTILVIFDNLDGQMARLTGKTTKFGAFLDSTMDRFSDGAIFASLAMWGYLHADEATKVWVVSGAIAAAIVGGIVPYARARAEGVGYSASVGLAERADRLVFALILVLATGLGATHWVMAVGMWVLAVLALFTVGQRVVYVHKQMAQAGDA is encoded by the coding sequence ATGCTTTCTCGCAGCGGCCGGCCGCTGGCGAAGGTCATCTTTGGTCCCATCGCCAAGGCTCTCGTCCGGATGGGGGTCGGTGCCAACGCCGTCACGATCGTGGGCGGGGTGGCATCCTCCGTCGCCGCGCTGGTGCTCTTCCCACTCAACCAGTTGCTGGTTGGTGCGCTGGTGGTAACCATCCTCGTCATCTTCGATAACTTGGACGGTCAGATGGCGCGCCTGACGGGTAAGACCACGAAGTTTGGCGCCTTCCTCGACTCGACGATGGACCGGTTTTCCGACGGCGCGATCTTCGCTTCGCTCGCGATGTGGGGTTACCTGCACGCGGACGAGGCCACGAAGGTCTGGGTGGTCTCCGGAGCCATCGCGGCCGCCATCGTCGGCGGAATCGTGCCCTACGCCCGGGCGCGCGCGGAGGGGGTGGGCTATTCGGCGTCGGTGGGCCTTGCCGAGCGAGCCGACCGCCTCGTCTTCGCCCTCATCCTCGTGCTTGCCACAGGGCTTGGCGCCACCCACTGGGTGATGGCCGTGGGCATGTGGGTGCTCGCTGTCCTCGCCCTGTTCACGGTGGGCCAGCGCGTCGTCTACGTCCACAAGCAGATGGCGCAGGCTGGTGACGCGTGA
- a CDS encoding phosphatidylinositol mannoside acyltransferase, which produces MSILGLFRAASWLVDALPEPVGRAIFRAVGAVTGASNMHGAVQLRANLDRIVPVTGSWRARRRSSRAMRSYMDYYYEVFRLSSLTQEQIDARVTCENVDALRAHLESGHSASAALLHMSNWDLAGAWATRNLAPVHSIAEKLNPPELAEHFLSFRRSIGLTIYQTGGGAISHLERSMRTEPIIVTLLCDRDLSASGVQVNLADKPVRVAVGAALLAQRTGEPMWPITIVNDDFGHDAERVRRAGTRYGIRIIFGEPIRAGVGPEASGKEREADIVRMNQDWLDQAWPLLATHVADWHMLQKVFVEDLDPARLARFKEPT; this is translated from the coding sequence GTGAGTATCCTGGGCCTCTTCCGGGCCGCCTCGTGGCTGGTTGACGCGTTGCCCGAACCGGTGGGACGGGCGATCTTCCGGGCCGTCGGCGCGGTTACGGGCGCCTCCAACATGCACGGCGCGGTCCAGCTGCGTGCCAACCTGGATCGCATCGTGCCCGTGACGGGATCCTGGAGGGCGCGGCGGCGTAGCTCCAGGGCGATGCGCTCCTACATGGACTACTACTACGAGGTGTTCCGCCTCAGCTCGCTGACGCAAGAACAGATCGACGCGCGGGTCACATGCGAGAATGTCGATGCGCTAAGGGCACACCTGGAGTCGGGGCATTCGGCCTCGGCGGCGCTACTTCACATGAGCAACTGGGACCTCGCCGGGGCCTGGGCGACCAGGAACCTCGCACCCGTCCACTCGATCGCGGAAAAGCTCAACCCGCCCGAGTTGGCCGAGCACTTCCTCAGCTTCCGCCGCTCGATCGGGCTGACCATCTACCAAACCGGCGGCGGGGCGATCTCCCACCTCGAGCGCTCCATGCGCACAGAGCCGATCATCGTCACGCTGCTATGCGACCGGGACCTATCCGCCTCCGGCGTCCAGGTGAACCTCGCGGACAAGCCGGTTCGTGTGGCGGTGGGCGCGGCGCTGCTGGCCCAGCGCACGGGTGAACCGATGTGGCCGATCACGATCGTCAACGACGACTTCGGTCACGACGCCGAGCGCGTGCGCCGCGCCGGAACCCGCTACGGGATCCGGATCATCTTCGGCGAGCCAATTCGCGCCGGGGTCGGGCCGGAGGCGAGTGGAAAGGAGCGCGAGGCCGACATCGTGCGGATGAATCAAGACTGGCTCGACCAGGCCTGGCCGTTACTCGCCACCCATGTTGCCGATTGGCATATGCTCCAAAAGGTATTCGTCGAGGACCTGGACCCGGCGCGGCTGGCCAGGTTTAAGGAACCCACATGA
- a CDS encoding glycosyltransferase family 4 protein: protein MKIGIACGYSWDVHGGVQYHIRDLAQELISRGHEVSVIAPAEKTPAEDFVYPVGAAIPVHYNGSVARLSFGPRVNREVRKWLKQGNFDVLHVHEPFTPSVSMLALMSAECPVVSTFHTAMDHSRMLTLASPFLVPILDKIQARIAVSEEARRTAVQHLGGDAWVIPNGVFVSDLQIDAPDPRFTGTPEAPTLAFLGRLDEPRKGLPVVAAAFGQIRAAHPGVRLLVAGKGDTQEASRMFGANADAVEFLGPVSDRDKALLLGSADAYIAPNTGGESFGIILVEAMSAGAFIVASDIPAFRAVLSDGEFGVHFSNEDPQDLARVVNAALDDRPMRVRISALASEAAWRYDWGTVASHILSVYETAIRTARIEVDE, encoded by the coding sequence ATGAAGATCGGAATTGCCTGCGGTTACTCGTGGGACGTGCACGGCGGCGTGCAGTACCACATCCGCGACCTCGCCCAGGAGTTGATATCGCGCGGGCACGAGGTGTCCGTCATCGCCCCGGCCGAAAAGACGCCGGCTGAGGACTTCGTCTACCCCGTCGGTGCGGCGATCCCGGTGCACTACAACGGCTCGGTCGCGCGCCTCAGCTTTGGCCCGCGCGTCAACCGTGAGGTACGAAAGTGGCTCAAGCAGGGCAACTTCGACGTCCTCCATGTTCACGAACCCTTCACGCCGTCGGTGTCGATGCTCGCCCTCATGAGCGCCGAGTGCCCGGTGGTCTCCACCTTCCACACTGCGATGGATCACTCGCGAATGCTGACCCTCGCATCCCCCTTCCTCGTGCCGATCCTTGACAAGATTCAGGCACGCATCGCCGTCTCCGAGGAGGCCCGGCGCACGGCCGTCCAGCACCTTGGCGGGGACGCCTGGGTCATCCCCAACGGCGTGTTCGTCTCGGACCTGCAGATCGACGCCCCCGATCCGCGATTCACCGGCACGCCCGAGGCGCCCACGCTTGCCTTCCTGGGGCGCCTCGACGAGCCGCGCAAGGGCCTGCCCGTCGTCGCCGCGGCGTTCGGCCAGATTCGCGCGGCGCACCCGGGGGTGCGGCTACTGGTGGCGGGCAAGGGTGATACGCAGGAGGCATCGCGCATGTTCGGAGCGAACGCCGACGCCGTCGAGTTCCTCGGACCCGTCTCCGATCGTGACAAGGCGCTCCTGCTCGGCAGCGCCGACGCCTACATCGCACCGAACACGGGCGGGGAGTCGTTCGGCATCATCCTCGTGGAGGCGATGAGCGCGGGGGCGTTCATCGTCGCCTCCGACATCCCGGCTTTTCGCGCCGTGCTCTCCGACGGGGAGTTCGGCGTGCACTTTAGCAACGAGGATCCGCAGGACCTCGCCCGCGTGGTCAACGCCGCCCTCGATGATCGCCCCATGCGCGTCAGAATCTCCGCCCTCGCTTCTGAGGCGGCATGGCGCTATGACTGGGGGACGGTCGCCTCCCATATTCTCTCGGTTTACGAGACGGCGATTCGCACCGCCAGGATCGAGGTGGACGAATGA
- a CDS encoding NUDIX hydrolase produces the protein MNEWPLDADGFPHRRAGRCVVFNTRGQILMILGHDVDRADYRWWFTPGGGLLQGESAAEGAARELAEETGLHVDPGRLVGPVLDRRSTFRFYFSTRKQDELFFLLHVSEEEEVRIDSRAGARLTDVEKEVLDDMRWWDLDELAATEAGGVLVFPVGLVAMARRWRAGWDGELISAVEE, from the coding sequence GTGAACGAATGGCCCCTTGACGCGGACGGCTTCCCACATCGCCGGGCGGGTCGCTGCGTCGTGTTCAACACGCGCGGTCAGATCCTGATGATCCTCGGCCACGACGTCGACCGCGCCGACTACCGGTGGTGGTTCACGCCCGGAGGCGGCCTGCTGCAGGGCGAGAGTGCAGCCGAGGGCGCGGCTCGTGAGCTCGCCGAGGAGACGGGACTTCACGTGGATCCCGGGCGGCTGGTCGGGCCGGTCCTCGATCGGCGTTCGACGTTCCGCTTCTATTTCTCCACCCGTAAGCAGGACGAGCTCTTCTTCCTCCTCCACGTGAGCGAGGAGGAAGAGGTGCGGATCGATTCGCGCGCGGGCGCCCGGCTGACGGATGTGGAGAAGGAAGTACTGGACGACATGCGCTGGTGGGACCTCGACGAGCTCGCCGCCACGGAAGCGGGCGGCGTTTTGGTTTTCCCGGTCGGCCTCGTCGCGATGGCCCGTCGGTGGCGCGCGGGGTGGGACGGTGAACTT